The Henckelia pumila isolate YLH828 unplaced genomic scaffold, ASM3356847v2 CTG_298:::fragment_3, whole genome shotgun sequence genomic interval ATTGAAATATGTATGGAAACCCACCCAAATATGAGTGCCATTATTTCAGTTTCACGAAAGAAAACACAGATttatataatgtttttggttaATAACTATATGATCGATGGGGtagtaatatatttaaaataataaaaatataataatattcgagaaacacaaaaaaacaaaaacaaaaacaaaaacaaaaacaaaacaaaacaaaaccaaacaaATTAAACAAAACCATACCCACACGGCCCAATACTGAATGATCTCCAACCCATTAATGCTAAGGAGATCAATTTAAAAAGACTCGTCAACAAAGCAATTAATGATAAACAATTGTTTTATTTGGCTTTTCTTTTAATTAGATCTTGTTTTATCATTTATGATCATAACTAATAATTAAGAACCGATCGAACTTTTTATCAGTGGATTGATCAATGATTATCACACTCCCAATGAATTGTCGAAAGTGTTGCCTTTGATaaagtttgaaatatatatatatatatataattcaaaaattattatatatccGACTCTACGAGTTATTAACCTTTTGATACAGTAGTAAACGATCGATCCAATACTTTCCTCGACAAAAGTAATTTTCTATTGTACACGTTCAAGCACATTAAACCGTGTTGGATATATGCTGTGAAACACTATCTTAATTCTTATGACAATTTCTTGGAACAAATTTAAGTTTTTTCCACCCTAAAACTAAAAAATGGCCTACAAAATAGGCCAAAACACATTACTGGCATAACAGGTGAAGAATTAACCCCTCCAAATCTTAGGTCTTCTTGTTCTGAATTTTAGGATTAAACTCTTTGTAAAATCGTATTGTATTTAACTCTTTGTCATGCACAAGTAAACCCAATCAAATAATTGCGTGTATACGTCTTTTCATTAAATTATTAGgctttatattaaaaatttatttatgaatgCACGGATTTTCCCGTCGATGAAAACTATGATAGCGCGCAAATATTTCATTAATAAATATGGGTGACATTTTAATATATTTGTACTCATTCTTTAATATTTTGAGCTGCCTAGTACACACTTTTTACttacttttgaaaaattatatttgcTTCAATCATTTTTGTACTCTTTCTTTAATATTATGGTTGTTGAATAATGTAAATGAAATTATAACgttcaataatatatttatattcattatggAAAGGGCAGACCTACCAAAAAACAACCTTGTTCAAAGAAAtttgaattcatttaattttctGTCTTTTCACAAATTGAGTTTTCGAACCTAGCTAAAACATAATGTTGTTGTCTAGTCAATATTAAAGTCCAAAGTCAAATTTGCCGCTAAGGGATGCAATTTAGAATACAATTGTAATTGTAATTTGTAACCAAGAGATGGACCCTTCAACatgtatgaaattttttttaaaaaaagagcaATATACTTATAAAAATTGCTAAAATCAGTGATTCTAAAAAGCATTTTCTCGACAATATAATTATACGGGCAATATATATtgttactttaaaattaaagaatatttatatattctaAATTAAGTAGTCCACAAGATATATCTCACAATAGGAAATCACTCGATCAGAAACCAATAAACTTAGTAGTGGGGTAGAGGAATGATCGAAGAGGCTGATTTGAAATTAGAAATTAGATAAATTTTCAAGGAGACAAAATAAATGTAACTACCACTTGAGAACACCATCTTTTATTCTAGTTTTGCCCTTTCTTCATTTACTCTTTATTTAGGCTTTTTTTCCCCTAGAAAgttcaatttttattaaatgtttgtaTTTTGCCagcattctatttttttttacttgctATCTAATGTAAATTGCATTATCGAAAAAGATTGCAACAATTATATTCCCATTATTTCGCAAccaattgaattttaaattgttttttttaaaaaaaaatcataaattattttttttattgttgagtaaattttacatataatatttttataataaagatCACAAGCGtatcatattaaaatatatattaaactttaatcatttcacacacgcaacgcgtgtgcccAGTCACTAGttataataaaattcaatcGTGAGACGTCTCTCTCTGAACCGCCAAACAGGTAACATTAGACTCAtcaattaaagaaaaaaaaagagaaaatataaaaaattgtgATCTTTCCTGTTTGTCAATATCATGTAAACCTACATATACTCTCATACACTATTATATATACACAACAAACTGCCATTACCTCTGATTTATATTTTCTTCAAAGGCCCCGTTTGGTATCAAAAGTGCATTTTCAGTTAATAAAGTGTTTGAATAACCAaataaatgcttaaaaaaatactttttaagtcaaaattagagctttttcaaaaacaaaaatttatagcttaaaaaaacattttttttaaaaaaatatctacaaaatccaaacgggctcAAATATCCCAcgaaaaaaatttgaatatatatattcaagaaATAAAACCACTTCATTTGCCTATATAtatttctctctcttttttatttatttaaacctGTCTCCCAATGAATTATATTAATAGCAATATTGAATAcatgaatgttgattgataagCTCCCGTAGCCTTCGCTCCCACCTCCTATTTTGTCTCTCGATTTCAAAATTACAAAAACAATTTCTCACAACTGGATAAGAATTAATTTTCTCATAATCCATCCCTCTTCTTCACCCAGTACTCTTGataattttgatattattttagatgttatgatacataaattataatatatggAGTACTAGCTtatctctctctctatatatataatccATGAACTACTATTTTCCGCATCAAATACTCGTTGTTTAATTTTACCACTCGCTTCCCCGTATTTCACTCTTCTTCATTTACTGAATCTTTGAAGTGGTTGAAGTGAAGAGTCCAAGATTCAGAAGATATTAATTAAATCTACAGTTGGATAGATAAGATATCCAGTtatatatctatctatctatctatctatctatctatatcCTCCTTTGTTTGTGGATTTCTTTGTTTTTGTTCTTTATTCAAGTTGTCGATTAGATTCTTGAATCTGTATCAGTGTACGGTTAATCTTGATTCATGGATGATTATAACTTGAGAGAAATAGCGTGGAAAACAGCTCATGATCCTTGTAAAGATATTGATCTTGGAAGCAGCAGCTTGATCAAATGGGTTAATCCAGGCCCTGTGATAGTGGGTGCCGGGCCTTCGGGCCTGGCGGCGGCGGCTTGTTTGAAGGAAAAAGGAGTGCCATGCCTAGTGCTGGAGAGATCCAAGTGTATAGCATCTTTATGGCAACTGAAAACATACGATCGGCTAAAACTCCATTTACCTAAGCAATTCTGCGAGCTTCCACTGATGAGTTTCCCAGAAGATTACCCCACTTACCCTACAAAACAGCAGTTCATCGAGTACTTGGAATCCTACGCGAAAAGGTTCGAAATCAGGCCGGTATTCAATCAGAAGGTGGTGAGTGCGGAGTTGGATGGGCACTTTTGGAGGGTGAAAACAGCGACGTCAGAAGGAGGAGTAGTGGAGTACTCCGAATACATGTGCCGGTGGCTGATAGTGGCCACGGGGGAGAATGCGGAAGCGGTGGTGCCGCCGGTCCAAGGGTTGGCGGAGTTTGGCGGAGTTGTGGTGCACACGAGCGGGTACAAAAATGGAGGGGTTTACAGAGGGAAGAAAGTGCTTGTTGTTGGTTGTGGGAATTCAGGAATGGAAGTTTGTTTGGATCTGTGTAATCATGGTGCCACCCCTTCACTTGTTGTTAGAGATAAAGTAAGTAGCTAGTAACAAATCCACATGAGTAGTACCTAattcattttatatattaacATAAGTGCCTGCCTGCCTGcctgcctttttttttttttttttttgaatatataatggAGGCAAAAACCTAGATTAATTGTTgttaaattcattttttaaaagattttcaCCCTCGTAGCTAGGTGAAGTACTTGTCTGTATGTGCATGGGAAGAATTGACAGTATGATAATGGAGTGTATTTACTTACTTACTGTTTGAGGGTATTTGCaagttgtgatttttttttttttttagaaaaataaaattatgaaacCCTAAGTcaaatgaaaattattgggaaaATAATTTATAGCTAGCTTTCATGAgtttattttaatgtattttattgGAGCTGAAGAAGATCTTTGTTTTCAGTGCTTACCAATTTTTTGAGATATATTTTAGTTAAGTcgatatgatatgatttaatgaattaagaaaccttaatgtttttttttttttagctttcTTGGAATACTCAAGCATGCGCATTTGCTTTATAAAGTTCAAGATTTTGCTTCGCAGGCTTACTAATTATGTAgtctttaatatattttaaatgctAGCTAGCTCTTCTCCCCCACTATAAATATAAATGACCCTCTAGCTTTAGGAAGACCAATGGAATTTAACCAAAATATGCGAGTTCCATATATATGTGTAATAACAGGATGATCATCTCCTGGAAACTAAATTTATGTTCttatatttaagtttttttaaaaaaaaatctcttaACATCATGATTTCTATTTTCTTAATGTTTATTTCTTAATATATGTCCTTGTCTTCGTTttcttgtttgtttgttttttttttttttgtttttttttttttccggctAATGGCTTTAAATCTTTAACATGAATTTAGGTGCACATTCTACCACAAGAAATGCTAGGAAGATCAACTTTTGGGCTGTCCATGTGGTTACTGAAGTGGTTTCCCCTAAACCTAGTCGACCGGTTTCTACTAATTGTTTCATGGCTCCTACTCGGTGATACGAGCCGGTTGGGGCTGGACCGGCCTCGGCTGGGCCCACTCGAGCTAAAGAACCTCTCAGGAAAGACACCGGTGTTGGATGTTGGAACCCTTGACAAGATTAAAAGTGGAGACATTAAGGTACAATTCCTCGTTGCTATGTCTACATACATTATTCCCTTTCGCTAATTATTGCTAAATTCACttcaaactttttaaattgtttGTTGTAACCCATGATCTCAATTGCCTTTATCAATCATTGGGTTTCCTTTGCTTTTAATTTTGTTAGATGACATTTTTAGTGTGACAAAAATCACCTGTTTTAATCAAACAATCACTAAGGAGAAAAGGGTCCCATTTCGGTTGAGATTATGCGCTTGAGATTCCACACATTAATTTCTCTATCAATTGGTTGGTCTTTTCAAGAAAAATGGCTCCATGTCATCGAGTGGTTTCATTACAATCACTTCCCAAATTAACAACCttgtaaaacaaaaaaaaaaatttaaagtaaatCATCAACTTTGACAAAGAAACCCTAGTGTATCATTGTGTACCtatagttaaaataatttaattatgaaGTTAAACCGATATATAATATTGATTATTCTTTAGCTatctttaatatatattttttgaatcatgcatgtgtgtttttttaattctatttcattttatttattactGAAACTTGTTTTCTTTTACAATTTTAAAGGTGTGCCCCGGCGTTCGGAGACTAAGCCAAAAATCAGTAGAATTTGTTGATGGAAGAATACAAAATTTTGATGCAATAATATTAGCAACTGGTTACAAAAGCAATGTACCATTTTGGCTAAAGGTACATCGATTTCTTGATTTTGCAATAaatctccagattttcaaattGCATACGAGAGGACATGTTTGGCTCATCGGTGTTAATTCTTTTTTAACCAGGGAAGTGAGATGTTTTCGAATAAAGATGGCCTCCCAAAAAGGCCATTTCCAAATGGCTGGAAAGGCGAACATGGGCTATACTCGGTGGGATTCACCAAACGGGGCCTTCTCGGGGCGTCCATGGATGCCAAAAACATAGCAAATGACATAGAAAAATGTTGGAGAGAAGGTGAAAAGAACCATTCACCCGTTTCTTGGCCCCATTCCTAGCAAAAATGTATTGTTTTCGGTTACTTTGGTAGGATATTTGACTTGAAGAAAAGACTATGAATGGAGAATTTTTGGGTTTGCATCGACCAAGAAGATCACCTTCCCAAATTTGATCAACTTATGGGGAAATTCACGATGATCGATTGATCGTTCTCCATTAACCATGCCCCCGAGAACTCGAAAAAAAAGGTCGATATATACGTATAGGTTTTGCGGTGAACTTGAATCGATCTAAATAGAGTATATATACTTCTTGTACATGGACAACTCTCTTCCTAACCATGAGatatattgactttttagtcaTTAGGGTAAATTCTTGCACGTTCTTTGTATTTCACTTGATATTTTATCACTGAAATTAAAGGTGATTGGTCCGTGTGTAACGCTTGATGATCAAAATTATAATTAGGCTTGGGGAGTAAAATTttttgtgtttatttatttagggtTTTAGTTGGTTGTGACGAGTGTCGTTGTAATGATATTTAAAACATGATGGGGAAACTTTTGTACCAAAATTCTATATGATCACACAAGCTCTCATTTagtgcaattttattatttgtttctGACTTGTGCCAGTTTGTACGTGAAATGATTACATTCCCTACAAGTAGAGATATTGGACCactataatttaatataaaccAATGTGCTAGATTGAGATTGTTGTCCGGTCGAAAAATATTGTTGTATACTTGactatta includes:
- the LOC140870942 gene encoding indole-3-pyruvate monooxygenase YUCCA6-like — encoded protein: MDDYNLREIAWKTAHDPCKDIDLGSSSLIKWVNPGPVIVGAGPSGLAAAACLKEKGVPCLVLERSKCIASLWQLKTYDRLKLHLPKQFCELPLMSFPEDYPTYPTKQQFIEYLESYAKRFEIRPVFNQKVVSAELDGHFWRVKTATSEGGVVEYSEYMCRWLIVATGENAEAVVPPVQGLAEFGGVVVHTSGYKNGGVYRGKKVLVVGCGNSGMEVCLDLCNHGATPSLVVRDKVHILPQEMLGRSTFGLSMWLLKWFPLNLVDRFLLIVSWLLLGDTSRLGLDRPRLGPLELKNLSGKTPVLDVGTLDKIKSGDIKVCPGVRRLSQKSVEFVDGRIQNFDAIILATGYKSNVPFWLKGSEMFSNKDGLPKRPFPNGWKGEHGLYSVGFTKRGLLGASMDAKNIANDIEKCWREGEKNHSPVSWPHS